One part of the Glycine max cultivar Williams 82 chromosome 14, Glycine_max_v4.0, whole genome shotgun sequence genome encodes these proteins:
- the LOC100796965 gene encoding uncharacterized protein At3g06530 isoform X2 has product MASSIASQLEVIRSFAKTDSDPLKRPLTRPSILYDPKKAADISTEAIFTEALRGLEILIGMDERFRNYKNDLFSHRSTELDRELMGIEQNNQLNVSIASYLKLLSGYFLHTAALQTLEYLIRRHKIHVYNNEDLMLCALPYHDEPEFVRIVQILDTRNTKWGFLDGVKASGARLPRMVIVQQCIRDKGILDALCNYASPTKKSGPSVPAIRFCTAVFVEVLGTVVTVDDGLVKRILPFVSLQPGIKEVSDHKAGSLMIIGLLGNKTALAPKLLNSLIRLVAEVARQEATELTDLHWFRLSLITLISLVQSQNVEILPLKALEILKEIRDLAGVLLELSKEFNIEKFLLVLLDSLIDCSSSDEYCQRTLLSLIEKVPINGLVYHVVTKILSTCVKLSQKVSDSTSSMSARWAKKILFVFNTKYPSELRDATHHFLQDNKARSKKDDSLYKVLCKMLDGNMDSSLNISDSNIWLGLYHPKADVRCATLLDLNNSIILKTKAVASENLINIQEDILRQLDDKDLTVVQAALHVDGLPNVIDSSKLLDALQNVLKRCTDKLLSGSADNYSLNGEVAVTCLKNAISYFSDHADYLKNVAAMIFPLLLVLPQTQSLNLKALGLVNKINWPLYQNIVVSSFGKGTLIPGSLSSINLKTIDNMAKNFMVHPKEHIAWFVESCSDLELSKTLFFFVLLQSLLIKPKDEDICALFECVFPILKAEWETSVTAGDVSLDEFKSEVLDWDCSAFFNDLLYVKLSHLNVKVMICIFWRLAQLISVLPSDILLHDDDKWVSKIRDLFVFFASSKLKHAFHEHLHYLAAQCRISPPRLLSKFFTEEGVPAAVQVESLQCYAFLCSLSQDKWQIELLAEFPSVLVPLAGDNQTIRVAAMNCIDSLRTLWCHVERSGKKNGNNATWIHFLGDVLALMDQQKTFILSDKKFLPSLFASALSSSCPNILEPRNILVPQNIEKRFDQPTKIKILGFILGSTLKFSNYGKLMILSLFKGIGNALMHVPEVGPLLSSLLEQYYDELKKSCPKLSNTETQIMCLLLESCIMSSPSGGNDLQHLLLKALRLGSMTLDDPACVKPCITVLNKLNNQFYMELKNEEHLFCELVFLWHNDNHDVQRATKEALMCIDISFSTVGHMLDLILAQKSCISSSAEEKMAKKQKFIGHQEAGYPPNDICRRVNPVYILSSLLDVLLLKKDITNRHLLLGPLFKLLSKVFSEEWVNGAFSPVIRLSQPSSPSEANNYTVYHIQQTLLIILEDIIISLKSMAPLNEKMINEINIKLLIECARNSTGSVTCNHVFSVLSAVTRVFAGEVLEHMLDILEVIGQAAVTQIDSHSKHVFEDLISAIVPCWLAQTDDVEKLLKIFMDILPEIVEHRRLSFVLYLLRTLGEGKSLASLLILLFRSLISRKAACFLYVETHALTFYTEEWEYKFAVQICEQYTSTIWLPSLVMLLEQRGNSDVDQALFLELFIVMQFSLQKLQDPEFVFKLKSGEDTTVIQRALGELMEHVVLLLQLVDAWKKQLNFPVILRRELKETMRAVVRNLTTVMIPAGYFKSIIKLLHHADKNVGKKALGLLCEASRNHKNVSLKLKDNKGSRSTPSFLLLHMNETSQESLNKLCLEIMRVLDDSSNTSLKVAAVSALEVLAERFPSNNSIFSLCLGSVTRHIASHNLAVTSSCLKTTAALINVLGPKSLAELPKIMDNVMKSSRRVLADMKPETIDVLSASNESHFYVLITLEAVVDKLGGFLNPYLTNIMELLVLYPEYVSGVDVKVESRAHGIRKLLAEKIPVRLALPPLLKLYPASIEAGDKSLTIVFDMLGTIIGTMDRSSIVAFHGKIFDLCLVALDLRRQSPPSVQNIDVVEKGVLNAMTVLTLKLTESMFKPLLIKSIEWAESEVDETASSGSIDRAISFYGMVNKLTESHRSLFVPYFKHLLGSCVHHLSDGGDVKVSRVNRKKKARILDDGNIKEIGSVSIKGWHLRALVLSSLHKCFLYDTGTLKFLDCSNFQMLLRPIVSQLVVDPPVLLNDSMNILSVKEVDDLLVVCIGQMAVTAGSDLLWKPLNHEVLMQTRSEKLRAKILGLRIVKYFVENLKEEYLVFIAETIPFLGELLEDVELSVKSLAQEILQEMESLSGESLRQYL; this is encoded by the exons ATGGCGTCCTCCATAGCCTCGCAATTAGAAGTTATCAGATCCTTCGCCAAAACCGACTCTGACCCTCTCAAGAGGCCACTCACTCGCCCTTCCATCTTGTATGATCCCAAAAAAGCCGCTGACATCTCCACCGAGGCTATTTTCACCGAAGCTCTTCGAG GCTTAGAGATTCTTATTGGCATGGATGAGCGGTTCAGGAACTATAAGAACGATTTGTTTAGCCACAGGAGTACAGAGTTGGATAGAGAGTTGATGGGAATAGAACAGAACAATCAACTTAATGTCTCCATTGCTTCATACTTGAAACTACTTTCTGGATATTTTCTTCATACTGCCGCCCTTCAAACGCTTGAGTACTTGATACGTAGACACAA GATTCATGTATACAACAACGAGGATTTGATGTTGTGTGCTTTGCCGTACCACGACGAGCCTGAATTTGTTCGAATAGTACAGATACTTGATACAAG GAATACTAAATGGGGATTTCTTGATGGTGTGAAAGCCTCTGGTGCACGGCTACCTAGAATGGTCATAGTGCAGCAGTGCATCCGTGATAAGGGCATATTAGACGCCCTATGCAACTAT GCATCTCCGACAAAAAAGTCTGGACCTTCAGTGCCTGCAATTCGCTTTTGTACTGCTGTTTTCGTTGAAGTTTTGGGTACTGTTGTGACTGTTGATGATGGTCTTGTAAAGAGGATACTTCCTTTTGTGAGTCTTCAGCCTGGCATTAAGGAGGTTTCAGATCACAAG GCTGGTTCTCTGATGATCATTGGTTTGCTTGGAAACAAAACTGCATTAGCTCCTAAACTTTTGAATAGTTTGATACGTTTGGTTGCTGAGGTTGCTCGTCAGGAGGCTACAGAGTTGACAGATCTCCATTGGTTTCGATTGTCCCTTATTACCTTAATTAGTCTTGTTCAG TCTCAAAATGTTGAAATACTCCCATTGAAGGCTTTGGAGATATTAAAGGAAATAAG GGACCTGGCAGGGGTTTTATTAGAATTATCTAAGGAGTTCAATATTGAAAAGTTTCTCCTTGTGCTTTTGGACTCCCTGATTGACTGCAG TTCTTCTGATGAATACTGTCAGCGGACTTTGCTATCCTTAATAGAAAAAGTCCCCATAAATGGTCTTGTTTATCATGTGGTCACCAAGATCCTTTCAACTTGTGTGAAATTATCACAAAAAGTTAGCGACTCAACTTCTTCCATGTCAG CTAGGTGGGCAAAAAAGATTCTGTTTGTTTTCAATACAAAATACCCTTCTGAATTACGAGATGCCACTCATCATTTCCTTCAG GATAATAAAGCACGTTCTAAGAAAGATGATTCATTGTATAAGGTTTTATGTAAGATGTTGGATGGGAATATGGATTCTTCACTTAATATTTCAGACTCAAATATTTGGTTGGGCCTGTATCATCCAAAG GCTGATGTTCGATGTGCTACGCTGCTTGATTTAAATAATTCCATTATCCTCAAAACCAAGGCAGTTGCTTCAGAG AATCTTATAAACATCCAAGAGGACATATTAAGACAGCTTGATGATAAAGATCTAACAGTTGTTCAAGCAGCTTTACATGTTGATGGCTTGCCAAATGTAATAGATTCTTCTAAGCTTCTTGATGCACTACAGAATGTGCTAAAAAGATGCACTGACAAACTGCTGTCAG GTTCAGCTGATAACTATAGTCTAAATGGTGAAGTTGCTGTCACTTGTCTAAAGAATGCCATCTCCTACTTTAGTGATCATGCTGATTACTTGAAGAATGTTGCTGCTATGATTTTTCCATTACTCCTTGTTCTACCTCAG ACACAGAGCTTGAATTTAAAGGCTCTGGGACTTGTCAACAAAATAAACTGGCCACTTTATCAGAATATTGTTGTgtcttcttttggaaaaggg ACATTGATACCTGGAAGTTTATCTTCAATTAACTTGAAGACTATTGATAACATGGCTAAGAATTTCATGGTCCATCCCAAAGAGCATATTGCTTGGTTTGTTGAAAGCTGCAGTGATTTGGAGTTGTCAAAGAcactcttcttttttgttcttttgcaGTCTCTTTTGATAAAACCAAAAG ATGAAGACATTTGTGCTCTATTTGAATGTGTATTTCCTATTCTAAAGGCTGAGTGGGAAACATCAGTGACAGCTGGTGATGTCTCATTGGATGAG TTCAAGTCTGAAGTGTTAGACTGGGATTGCAGTGCATTCTTTAATGATCTTTTGTATGTCAAGCTGAGCCATCTAAATGTGAAGGTTATGATTTGCATATTTTGGAGACTAGCACAACTAATATCAGTACTACCTTCCGACATTCTGCTT CATGATGATGATAAGTGGGTCAGCAAGATAAGGGATCTGTTTGTATTTTTTGCCTCATCTAAATTGAAGCATGCATTCCACGAACACCTCCATTACTTAGCAGCACAGTGCAGAATATCACCTCCCCGCCTCTTATCCAAGTTTTTCACAGAGGAAG GTGTTCCTGCTGCAGTCCAGGTTGAAAGTCTTCAATGCTATGCATTTCTTTGTAGCCTGTCACAAGATAAATGGCAAATTGAACTTTTAGCTGAATTTCCTTCTGTTCTTGTTCCATTGGCGGGTGATAATCAG ACTATAAGGGTTGCTGCCATGAACTGTATCGATTCATTGCGTACATTGTGGTGTCATGTTGAGCGTTCTGGCAAGAAAAATG GTAACAATGCAACGTGGATCCATTTTCTGGGTGATGTTTTGGCGTTGATGGATCAGCAGAAAACATTCATATTGTCCGACAAGAAATTTCTTCCTTCATTGTTTGCATCTGCTTTGAGCTCATCCTGTCCAAACATCTTAGAGCCTCGAAATATCTTGGTACctcaaaatatagaaaaaag GTTTGACCAgcctacaaaaataaaaattcttggcTTCATTTTGGGTTCCACTCTTAAATTCTCTAACTATGGGAAG CTAATGATTTTATCCTTATTCAAAGGAATTGGGAATGCCCTTATGCACGTTCCAGAAGTTGGGCCATTGTTGTCCTCTTTACTGGAGCAGTACTATGATGAGCTCAAAAAGTCTTGCCCAAAATTGTCAAACACTGAAACTCAGATAATGTGCCTTTTGCTGGAG AGCTGTATTATGTCATCTCCCTCTGGTGGAAATGATCTTCAACATCTTTTACTGAAAGCTTTGCGG TTGGGCAGCATGACATTGGATGACCCTGCCTGTGTGAAGCCTTGTATCACTGTCTTGAACAAACTTAACAATCAATTCTATATGGAGTTGAAGAATGAA GAGCATTTATTTTGTGAGCTCGTGTTTTTGTGGCATAATGATAATCATGATGTACAACGTGCAACTAAAGAGGCATTAATGTGCATAGAT ATTAGTTTCTCAACTGTTGGCCACATGCTTGATCTTATACTTGCACAAAAGAGTTGTATAAGTAGTTCAGCAGAAGAAAAGATGGCgaagaaacaaaaattcataGGACATCAAGAAGCAGGATATCCTCCTAATGACATATGCAGAAGAGTTAATCCAGTCTACATCCTTAGTTCCCTTCTTGATGTTTTGCTACTGAAGAAGGACATAACAAACAG GCATTTACTTTTAGGGCCCTTATTTAAGCTTCTTAGCAAGGTATTTTCAGAAGAATGGGTGAATGGTGCCTTTTCCCCGGTGATAAGGTTAAGCCAACCTTCAAGTCCTTCGGAAGCTAACAATTACACAGTATATCATATACAACAGACTCTGTTGATAATCCTGGAGGATATAATTATTTCTCTTAAAAGCATGGCTCCGCTAAAT gaaaaaatgataaatgaaatTAACATTAAGCTATTGATAGAGTGCGCCCGGAATTCCACAGGTTCAGTCACCTGCAACCATGTATTTTCTGTACTTTCTGCTGTTACCAGAGTCTTTGCAGGAGAAGTTTTGGAGCATATGCTTGATATTCTAGAAGTTATTGGACAAGCAGCTGTCACACAG ATTGACAGTCATTCGAAGCATGTTTTTGAGGATCTTATATCTGCAATTGTTCCGTGTTGGCTGGCTCAGACAGATGATGTGGAGAAATTACTGAAG ATTTTCATGGATATATTGCCTGAAATTGTTGAGCACAGAAGGCTGTCATTTGTGTTATATCTATTAAG AACTTTGGGTGAGGGTAAAAGCTTAGCCTCATTGCTTATCCTACTTTTCCGTTCATTAATTTCAAGGAAAGCTGCCTGTTTCCTTTATGTTGAGACACATGCTTTAACATTTTATACTGAGGAGTGGGAATATAAATTTGCAGTGCAAATTTGTGAACAATATACAAGTACGATTTGGCTTCCTTCTTTAGTCATGCTGCTTGAACAGAGGGGAAATAGTGATGTTGACCAGGCACTGTTTCTGGAATTGTTTATTGTAATGCAATTTTCTTTGCAAAAGTTGCAAGATCCAGAATTTGTGTTTAAGTTGAAATCAGGAGAAGATACCACAGTCATTCAG AGGGCGTTGGGTGAGCTTATGGAGCATGTTGTTTTACTCTTGCAACTTGTAGATGCATGGAAAAAGCAACTGAATTTCCCTGTAATTCTGAGGAGAGAGTTGAAGGAAACTATGCGTGCGGTTGTAAGGAATCTAACAACAGTCATGATACCTGCCGGATACTTTAAGAGCATAATTAAATTGCTTCACCATGCAGACAAGAATGTTGGAAAAAAG GCTCTTGGGCTGTTATGTGAGGCTTCGAGAAATCATAAAAATGTCAGCTTAAAGCTTAAAGACAATAAAGGTTCAAGGTCAACTCCAAGTTTTCTTTTGCTTCATATGAACGAAACttctcaagaatcacttaataaaTTGTGTTTAGAAATTATGCGAGTACTTGATGATTCATCGAATACCTCCTTGAAAGTGGCAGCAGTTTCAGCATTAGAAGTTCTGGCTGAAAGATTTCCTTCGAATAATTCCATCTTTAGTTTGTGCCTTGGATCTGTTACAAGACATATTGCATCTCATAACTTGGCTGTGACTTCTAGCTGCCTCAAAACAACTGCTGCCCTGATCAATGTTCTAGGTCCAAAATCACTGGCAGAACTTCCCAAGATTATGGACAATGTGATGAAGTCATCTCGTCGAGTATTGGCTGATATGAAACCCGAAACCATTGATGTTTTATCAGCCTCAAATGAATCCCATTTTTATGTTCTCATCACTTTGGAGGCAGTTGTGGACAAGCTTGGTGGATTTTTAAATCCGTATCTTACAAATATCATGGAGCTTCTGGTGCTTTATCCTGAATATGTTTCAGGAGTGGATGTAAAGGTGGAGTCTAGAGCTCATGGAATACGAAAGCTTCTTGCTGAAAAAATTCCT gTTCGACTTGCCCTGCCACCTTTGTTAAAATTATACCCAGCTTCCATTGAGGCTGGGGATAAAAGCTTAACAATTGTATTTGATATGTTGGGAACCATAATTGGTACAATGGACAGATCATCTATTGTGGCATTCCATGGAAAGATATTTGACCTTTGTTTGGTTGCTCTTGATCTGCGCCGTCAAAGTCCTCCTTCAGTTCAAAACATTGATGTAGTGGAAAAAGGTGTGCTTAACGCAATGACTGTTCTAACCTTAAAACTTACTGAGAGCATGTTCAAGCCTCTTCTCATAAAGAGTATTGAGTGGGCAGAATCTGAAGTGGATGAAACTGCATCCAGCGGAAGCATTGATAGGGCCATATCATTCTATGGCATGGTAAATAAGCTTACAGAGAGCCATCG GTCATTGTTTGTTCCTTACTTCAAACACTTGCTTGGTAGTTGTGTTCATCATCTTAGCGATGGTGGAGATGTGAAAGTGTCTAGAGTGAATCGGAAGAAAAAGGCCAGGATTCTAGATGATggcaatataaaagaaataggcAGTGTGTCTATCAAGGGCTGGCATCTCAGGGCTCTAGTCCTGTCATCCTTACATAAGTGTTTCTTGTACGACACTGGGACCTTGAAGTTTCTTGACTGCTCAAATTTCCAG ATGTTGTTGAGACCTATTGTTTCACAACTTGTCGTAGATCCACCAGTTCTGTTGAATGACAGCATGAATATACTAAGTGTGAAGGAAGTTGATGACCTACTGGTTGTGTGCATCGGTCAAATGGCAGTGACTGCTGGATCTGACCTTTTGTGGAAACCTTTGAATCATGAG GTTTTGATGCAGACACGGAGTGAAAAATTGCGAGCTAAAATATTGGGCCTCAGgattgttaaatattttgtgGAGAACTTGAAAGAAGAATATCTAGTGTTCATAGCTGAAACAATCCCCTTCCTTGGCGAACTGCTTGAGGATGTGGAGCTTTCAGTTAAATCTCTTGCTCAGGAAATTCTGCAGGAAATGGAGTCTCTGAGTGGGGAAAGCCTTCGGCAATACCTATGA